The genomic region GATTACCATTTAGATTTAGGTTTAAATCACTTTCAGTATATAAATTAGCAAACACTGATTCCTAGTACACGATTGTGAGCGATGTGTGTAATCTACAGGAATGTATTGTGGTGTCGGGAAGGACACAAGTAAAGCTGTAACAGCTTATTTAATAAATGCTCTATCTATCTAAATGGATGTATCGGAAATAAATGGTCGACAAATACACCAAGTAAAATAAACGGTACTTACCAATGGCGACCATATCCAAGAAATGCGTCACAATATGaactattgtgacgtcataaaacgTTCATGACTATAATGAGCTCGAGGAGTGTCATAATTTGCAATATCACGGATAACttgtatatctattttctctcggtacaactacgacaggaaattcaaatctatatcttcggatcaccaacacacagtgtatatgatacattttttttttttccttttttttttcttcttttttttttttgcactcaGAAATGATCTGATTGTCAGCTCTATTATATGGGTACaaagcgacatacaaataatatatgtgatatttttgtgatattgttaatttattcaattatgttttatttaacattatcatataaagACAGAAAGATAATAGAGAGGGGATAGAGATTAATTTGGATGGGGGAGATAGACTCTGGAGGGGGAGAGAGACGTGGGAGAGgaggagagagaaaaaaaacgaGAGGCAGAGAGCTGAGGAGGTAGAGATTGAGAGGAGAGCGAAAGAATGTGTGTTGAGTTGAATAGAGGAGAGAGAATGTCTTgtgacaaatacaaatatatgtcagaaatggaaataatttgaatatatgATACATGGTAAGGATAGGAGAATAGCTTAAAATATAAGGAGTAGGAAATATTCAAGGTAGATAGCTAAAGAGAAATATATAACCTTTCTTCCAGAACATTCTTTCAAAACTCTTTGTTCTTTcattctttttatttgtttatgcaTGTAAGTCACGCTCAATCTTACTCCGAACTCATCTTTGCAATCTCACATACAAACGATTGAAAAAGGTATATTAGGATTAAAAGTTCAAAGGACCTAAATAtctgaatattttatttgtataattttcttgtgttgttatatgtttttgagacaataattattccatgtcgCATTTGTTCATACCTGCTGAAGTAGGTTTTTTCATATTATCATCGTGCAAGTTTTATCCttatttttttgattatttcattCTTCATGTTTCACttcttatattaatataaatatttgatgtcTATTCTATTATATCAAGAGTTCAGCTTccgtgttggtcatatcaactcttacCACTTTCACTGACTGTCGATACAACAGAACAGACGATACattagatatatctatatttttcacaatttttcaaTAATAGTTAGACATACACATAACttcaataatgaataatatGCATTACAACTGTCATTATTATCAATAGAATAAGCTCACATtgtaatcaatataaataattgatcgatccattattattttaattattttcagcCAGCTTCCGTGATGGTCAGACAAAGgaacaaatcaatatttattatatgttttCTATCAAATAGTTAATCATCTGATATTTTCCATAGATGCAACCCAACTCATATTTCAAAACTAAACATGGGTTTACGAATTTCCTTTTTGATCGctcaaatgaaatgttttaaaaaaaattgtaaagcCAACCATGcataaaattatgttaatttccgtgtacattattttttttttttgaatgtatatgatacattgtgctaataaatagatatataacttagcaacacaaatgacgaaggaagacaagaacgccgatgtggcgcagcgaaagctgcaggtatttctggctaggcgattgggtgcaatagatcgtgagttcgaggcccggtcagggcacgagtcaaaaagttgtcttccttcgtcatttgtgttgctaagttatatatatatatatatatatatatatatatgtgtgtgtgtgtgtgtgtagcAAGGCCTGCTATGGCATTTGTGTTATATCCAACTCAACGGGGATAAATACCTACATAACGAACTTGAATTTATCTGTTTAACTGGTGTCACAGCACATTTTAAAttaccgaaaaaaaaaatattttaatgtgaaaATCCAACAAATGAAGCAAATTGGATTCCAGAGATATCAGTAATTCTGCATTTCGACTGGCATTTCAAAACAAACTGTCAATTTAATTATTTGCCAGAGTGAAGAGTAATTTACCTGTCAAATTTctataaaatatcttttaaccTGAGCAGGAACATAGAAAGAATATGTCTGGTGTATTTCATAGCAACAACGCATTATTATTGTAAAGATAATCATCCTTTCTTTTGCCTGTGATAAATACAGTAGCTTGCATGTAAAGTTAATGCTGAAGTCATACGACAGCGAAAGCGTGTTGATACAGACCTATAGCTAGTGGTTTGGACGTTCGAATCAggcaatatttatatctatattaatactatgtttgaaatatgtacatgtatagtagaGTGTATTAACTTTCGTATCGTTTTACTCAATAATATTTCCAATAATACTGCGTTACCAGAGTTATTTCCCCATCGGCGCCCCTTAGTACAatcaatatgacgtcataatgataGACCGCTTCCGGTCCTGAAAGTTGGTGGCGCTCTGTCAACACAAATGTTGATTTCGGTTTAAAAGTATCGTAAGTTGGATGTTCCCGATGAAGCTGATCCTTGTTTATTTCTAAATGCAGAGGTGGAAAAAAGGAACCGTAATGATGGAGCGTCACTTTCAAAGTCCTCGTTTGTAAGTTGCCGAATACAATTCGGTCGTTTTGACTACAGTAGGGCCTACAGGGTTTCGTTTCAGAAGTCTTGTTTATTGTACTGAAGTATGGCCTCACTCACTTACTCAGTATGGATCGTATATCGGCTATGTTTGTAGCAAACCCTATACACAGTGATAATTATATCCACAGCAATTATGGCAATGTATCTGGCCAAAGGTCGCAAgcgactgagctatcgcggccccccTGAATTAGACCTGGAGCGGACCCCGGTGTTTGAAAGTAAACAGTTGGTAGGCCCACACATCAAAGTTTATTGTACTGTTTATAAAAAGACCTAGAGTGTACACACCAAGCTTACCCAGTGCCACATTGAGTTTCTGGTCAGATGGCATTTTTAAGGTCGTTGTTTTTTATTGCAGGTTTGAAGGTTTGGAGCTCCGAGGTAGAAGCAGTTTGTCACCATATCCCATGCCATCTCTAACCAAAACTCAGTCTTCTCTACTAATGGATcatggtataccacatatatgAAACAATAACACCATAAACATGAATCAAAAGTTATCTTAAGGAACacaattattttgtattgtgtaagagcGGTCTGAAGCTCATGCCACTCTCCCCTAGAACGTGGGTTCGTGCCGCACTGGCGGcaggggatgatgtctgttgggtTCGTTGGTTTCCCCCCGTGGGTTTTCCTCCAACATTCAAAACAATGTTTGTTCCCTCAGCGGCGTCGTAATAAAAGCTCTACAGAGCTTATGTTGCTTGTTTACCATGTACACGACGATAAATAAAGGTTATTTCCATTTTCAACTTAATGGAACAGTAATGAGATTGATTAGGGAAACTACTGCAGTGTTTGGTTATTCAGTTTAACTTTTATATCTTCTGCTCTTTTTATTAAGATTTCTGTTAATATAACAATattcgtgattttttttcattttgtgattGACATAAGAGCCAATTACATTCAGTTTACTTCAAAGGTATTACTAATTAACTCTACTTTTTTTCAGGAGATACAGATATTTACAGCACAAAGTCTCAAAATAATGAGTGTAGAATAGAAAGAGATTTTGGTGAAGGTATGTATGACTAGTTTGGTGAAGGTATGTATGACTAGTTTGGACCAAATATGACCTAAATACATTACATGACTAAGTAAATATTAAGTGGCAGATATTTTACTTGAGCAGATTTCGATAACTTTACAAAAGTTGCCATGAATATCCATAATTAGCTTTTTAATTTGGAGTACTTTTTGAAATCACTTTCTACACTATCAGTCTCGAGTTcaaacaaaatttcattttctaattgccagtatagccactcaaaactATGTACTATCCCCTAAACAATGTGCCAGCCTCATGTCGTATATAGTGTAGTGTATGTTTTGAGAACAGAATCATCAAAGGCATGTAGGCCTATACTTTAGAGTAGATCTTGTTAATAAATGATGTTCCATGTAACTAATGTGGGTCATTCAAAATAAAAGTCTTTCCGATATAAAATCATTAGGTTTGAACTAGCCATTAGGATAAATCCTCTGTTGAATTATTGAAGAGAAATGACCATTAACACACAATGGTCGTGTATGTTGTGCATCATCTTCAATAAACTTTTCACTAAAGTTATATATGGCTATAATTTTTTTCAGACAAAACGTTTGAGGAGACGAAGTGCCGAAACTCTCCACAAGTCTTCCCTTTTCAGAATGATTTCTTTTGTAATGGAAGGATGTCTATGTCGGTAAGATATAACATACTTCAAAATCAGGTATAAGTCTTTtagaaatatattcatttttgttttaatttcacaaCCTGTTACATCTGTCTTTATAAATCATCTGGCTCAGAAAGCTTTACTTAAAACTTAATCATCTGTGAAACTGTTGAGTCTTTTGTATTCCatcatatttaattattttataacttATTACATCATTCTGATCAGTCTCTCCTGTATCTGTATAATCTGTGTGATTGTAGTGTATAAGATGTCTATATAatctgtatggttgtagtatataacatgtctatgtAATCTGTGTAGTATTGTAGTGTATaatatgtctatataatgtgtatggttgtagtgtataagatgtctatataatgtgtatggttgtagtgtataagatgtctatataatgtgtatggttgtagtgtataagatgtctatataatgtgtatggttgtagtgtataacatgtctatataatctgtatggttgtagtgtataacatgtctatataatgtgtatggttGTAGTGTATAAGATGTCTATATAATCTGTATGGTTGTAGTGTATAAgatgtctatataatgtgtatggttgtagtgtataagatgtctatataatgtgtatggttGTAGTGTATAAGATGTctgtataatctgtatggttgtagtgtataacatgtctatataatgtgtatggttgtagtgtataagatgtctatataatgtgtatggttgtagtgtataagatgtctatataatgtgtatggttgtagtgtataagatgtctatataatgtgtatggttGTAGTGTATAAGATGTCTATATAATCTGTATGGTTGTAGTGTATAAGATGTCTATATAATCTGTATGGTTGTAGtgtataacatgtctatataatcggtatggttgtagtgtataagatatctataTAATCTGTATGGTTGTAGTGTATAAGATGTCTATATAATCTGTATGGTtgtagtgtatatctatataatctgtatggttgtagtgtataagatgtctatataatgtgtatggttgtagtgtataacatgtctatataatctgtatggttgtagtgtataagatgtctatataatgtgtatggttgtagtgtatcagatgtctatataatgtgtatggttgtagtgtataacatatctatataatctgtatggttgtagtgtataatatttctgtataatttgtatggttgtagtgtatatctatataatctgtatggttgtagtgtataagatgtctatataatgtgtatggttGTATTGTATAAGATGTCTATATAATCTGTATGGTTGTAGTGTATGTCTATTTAATCTGTATGGTtgtagtgtatatctatataatctgTATGGTTGTAGTGTATAAGATGTCTATATAATCTGTGTGGTTGTAGtgtataacatgtctatataatCTGTATGGTTGTAGTGTATAAGATGTCTATATAATCTGTATGGTTGTAGTGTATAAGATGTCTATATAATCTGTATGGTCGTAGTGTATAAGATGTCTATATAATCGGTATGGTTGTAGtgtataacatgtctatataatgtgtatggttgtagtgtataagatgtctatataatgtgtatggttgtagtgtataagatgtctatataatgtgtatggttGTAGTGTACTATAAgatgtctatataatgtgtatggttGTAGTGTATAAGATGTCTATATAATCTGTGTGGTTGTAGTGtataacatatctatataatctgtatggttgtagtgtataacatgtctatataatctgtatggttgtagtgtataacatgtctatataatgtgtatggttGTAGTGTATAAGATGTCTATATAATCTGTATGGTTGTAGTGTATAAgatgtctatataatgtgtatggttgtagtgtataagatgtctatataatgtgtatggttGTAGTGTATAACATGTCTGTGTAATCTGTATGGTTGTAGTGTATAGGATGTCTGTGTAATCTGTATGGTTGTAGtgtataacatgtctatataatCTGTATGGTTGTAGTGTATAAGATGTCTATATAATCTGTATGGTTGTAGTGTATAAGATGTTGTAGTGTATAAGATGTCTATATAATCCTTATGGTTGTAGTGTATAACATGTctgtataatctgtatggtTGTAGTGTATAAGATGTCTATATAATCCTTATGGTTGTAGTGTATAAGATGTctgtataatctgtatggtTGTAGTGTATAAGATGTCTATATAATCCTTATGGTTGTAGtgtataacatgtctatataatCTGTATGGCTGTAGtgtataacatgtctatataatctgtatggctgtatggttgtagtgtataacatgtctatataatctgtatggttgtagtgtatatctatataatctgtatggttgtagtgtataagatgtctatataatgtgtatggttgtagtgtataacatatctgtataatctgtatggttgtagtgtataacatgtctatataatctgtatggttgtagtgtatatctatataatctgTATGGTTGTAGTGTTTAAGGTTGATGGGTTACCGTTACAATATGACAGGAAGACTCCGTGTAAAGGAAGAACAACACCTtacctacaacaacaacaaagtcAGGAGAACGTAAAGAAAAAAGCCAATACCGCTTTTATTAACAGAAAGGAAAGTCAAAATGGTAAACAGAGAAGTATGCTGGGAATGATGGAATGCAATAAACACAAAATGTGCTTACTGCCAGTTGAGCAGAGTCCATGTATATAGTGGATATATGGGTACAGAACGTATTATACTAGGAAATAGGATTTCTTCTATGCGTCCATCCTTTTCTAGGCATCTGTGAATGTGTGCATGTGTGTAAGCATCTGTGCAAACTTACAGGATGTGTACATCTTGTATACTCTAGTCCTAGACTGGTAAAATAATGTTACGAAATAAACAAGATGTTTGTACTCCTGCCGGCCGCCATCTAGCTGTCACCTGCctcagtgtacattgtatactcTAATCCCTGACTGGTAGTACCCTGATGGGACAAGatgtttgtactccatctgtcaccTGGctcagtgtacattgtatactcTAATCCCTGACTGGCAGTACCCGATGGGACAAGATGTTTGTAATCCATCTGTCACCTGGCTCAGTGTACATCTTGTATACTCTTTTAATTGCATCTGCTAAAGTCTGCACATTAGTATTCACCTGGGTATCTCTTATTGGCAAAGTATCACCCACAAAAATCAGGTCTTAtactgattatatatacaaatatggcCCTTTGTTCAGGTCATATTTTGTGGATAACATGTCTTTTACATGCAGCAACCATCATTGTATGCAACTATCTTTTGAGCTGAAAGAATGTGCCTTATTCAAAATGTTATGAGATCTTGTGTCTCAATATTCTGTAATGACGTATTTAAAAAATACAGTGACAGGGGTAATATCATTACCTGCATGCAGAGTTATCTCACACGGCAGCCCCACTTGGCATACAGGCATATAACGAAAATGGTCTTTTTTTGTATGAATACTTTTAGAGATGtgtaattttaagtttgatGATAGTGATCCACAATGAAGTGACAAAAGATGATTTTGATGAGACTGtcattgaaaatgttttattacagaTATGATTGTGTCTGGCACCAGATTCCCAAAAGACAATCTTGGCACAAACAGAGACACATCTCTAAAGAGTACATCCCTGGTCACTGACCACAACAAAGAAACAGAAAGCAGGCAGGAGATTGTAAGAGAGAGGGACGGATTTGCATGTGATGAAATGGGAGTACCCATCCAGATCTCTATAGACAAGCTTTCTGACAAGTCCAGGCGGCAACCTCTCCAAGATATTCAGAATGTCTGGgacaaaaaaatagaaaaaaggTTTGCACATAATGTTCTCTCAGATTTAAGTACTTGTCTAATGAAAGATTATCTATAAATTCATTAAGTCTAATATATCAAACAGTAATTATTGTCTATAAATTCATTAAGTGTAACATATCAAACAGTAATTATAAGAACAGTGATGAAATTGTTCAACTACAACCCTTTGGTATACCAGTCCAAACAATGAGACGATAACTACATTCAGTTATTATATCCTTTCAGattggtgtcagaagtgggTCGGCACAGCAGTGACCATGACAAGGAAATAGAGAAGCTGACACGCGAGTTACGTGAGGCTAACAACATCCTGCAGGATATCGAGACCAATATATATGCTCTAAAGGATGAAAAGGACGTCAGCCACCAGTGTCTACTTGCCATCAAAGATGATTACCGCAGTCTGCTAGAGGAAAAAAACACATGCCAGAAACAGATCTCACTTATAAAAAAGGAGCTCAACAGCTATCGTATAAAGGACCGCCGACTTGTGCGGGAGTTTGACCAGCTCAACCTGTGTTACGGAAAACTAGACCAGAGAGAACGTGTGATGAGGAGACAGATCTCCCTAATGGAAGCTGAACTCTCCCTTGTTGTGTCTAAACTTGAAGCTCCTAAATCTGGCAGTAATAAACCTGTGGTACCTAGACTAGATCTCAGTAAACTTAAACAACCAAAGAAACTTCCACCAGTAAAAAACTCTCTCTGTAGTCTACGTAAGATTAAAGAGTTACAAAAAACTTATCCTGTGGTGCCAAACGCGCCAAGGAAACTTTACGAGATCATAACAATTTATGACAGCAAAGATTCACCAAACAAGATGAAGCGAAGGACGTGGCCCCAACACTCCATCAGTAATCCACTCCTAGGGAACAGTGCAGCCAAGACCATTCCCTGTGCTCGGGGTACAGGCTGTGACAACTTTGTTCCCTTGGTAGGTAATCATTGTCCCCTGTCCACCCGCTCAGAAAAGGAAACCAGGTCAGATTTAACAGAGGAACATAAGATGATTAAGTTACCATCTATTAACGAGGAACAGTATGAAAGGAAGCAGAATGCTAAAAAGGAAATAATACCTAAACAAGCCAACTTTCTGTTAAAGCTGGACGAGAAGCCAGACTGATTGTTCCTGATAAGATAACTATAGGTGCATGATAAGGATTTTGCAAATGTATACCTAACTtaagaatattgaaaaaaaaaggcaaaatgtgtgaaaaattaattcaaatgaagAAATTGATTGTTATTTAAATACTGGAAGtataaatattgaacaaataatATATGTCagaaacaataaaacaaagaaattaaaatgaaattgaagTATGTGAATCATTCTTTTATTTAAAGAAACTAGAGCTCTAAGACTACAGGCAAAGTTAATAGCCAACCCATTCAGGTACTGATCACAAAGTTGTATCAGAATTGGTCTAGAATAAGCAAGTACATTACATTGAACAACCTCTGTGAGAGATGGAATCCCCAGTTCCTGTCTGTGAGAGATGGAATCCCCAGTTCCAGTCTGTGAGAGATGGAATCCCCAGTTCCAGTCTGTGAGAGATGGAATCCCCAGTTCCAGTTTGTGAGAGATGGAATCCCCAGTTCCAGTCTGTGAGAGATGGAATCCCCAGTTTCAGTCTGTGAGAGATGGAATCCCATGCAGTTCCAGTCTGTGAGATGGAATCCCCAGTTCCAGTCTGTGAGAGATGGAATCCCCAGTTCCAGTCTGTGAGATGGAATCCCAAGTTCCAGTCTGTGAGAGATGGAATCCCCAGTTCCAGTCTGTGAGAGATGGAATCCCCAGTTACAGTCTGTGAGAGATGGAATCCCCAATTCCTGTCTGTGAGAGATGGAATCCCCAGTCCCAGACTGTGAGAGATGGAATCCCCAGTTCCAGTCTGTGAGAGATGGAATCCCCAGTTCCAGTCTGTGAGAGATGGAATCCCCAGTTCCTGTCTGTGAGAGATGGAATCCCCAGTTCCTGTCTGTGAGAGATGGAATCCCCAGTTCCTGTCTGTGAGAGATGGAATCCCCAGTTCCAGTCTGTGAGAGATGGAATCCCCAGTTCCAGTCTGTGAGAGATGGAATCCCCAGTTCCTGTCTGTGAGAGATGGAATCCCCAGTTCCAGTCTGTGAGAGATGGAATCCCCAGTTCCAGTCTGTGAGAGATGGAATCCCCAGTTCCAGTCTGTGAGAGATGGAATCCCCAGTTCCAGTCTGTGAGAGATGGAATCCCCAGTTCCAACAGCCCAGCTAGTCTTCAGTGTATGATAATTTAGTTAAATTTTAGTTTATAACTATTCTTTTGCTGGTCTATGTAATACAGTTCACACATGTACTGGTTATCTTTAAAATCACACCTCTTACAGAACAAAGAGAACCATAGGGTCTGCATTGCTCATCTGGATATTTCAGCAaatatggcaaaatactctcatttaatttatatttcaaatattttcctacttttgaactgcctctGCCAACAATGGTTCAATCTACAGGTGGACTTAAACCTGTCACTCAAGCATTTTTCGTTTTGCTATATTTCAACTGTTGGGCCTGTCTTCTCCTGCCCCAAGCTTAAGGATGTCACATCATTTATGCAAACTACATCATTGCCACATCACTCGCCAGATCAAATTTCATCAGAAACCATTTagttgttcaggactagtagcgtTTTAAAAAGACTTTCCCCTTAATTTGGACAGGTGAGCTAGaaaattgttaaaaacaaaaccattAATAAACGAAcataaatgtttgtttaaaaaGGGCAACGactctgtaagttactgttGAATAAATTCCATTTTCGAACTTGTCCGAGATCTTGTTAATATATGGCTACATAAAAATTTCCTCTTACTTGATATTTTACTTCTGATCAGTTAACGTGTTCACAGCGCCAAATCATAATATCATTGTTACCTTCTTTTTTAAATGAGTTATAAAATGGTTGTATCTCTTGTTCTTCGTGTTAAATTGTGTGAGAAAGTCATGTTGTTTGTATCTACTGTACATGTTCTGAGCTAGTTATAAAAGTTCTGGGAAAGTCATGTTGTTTGTATCTACTGTACATGTTCTGAGCTAGTTATAAAAGTCCTGAGAAATAGTTATAAAAGTTCTGGGAAAGTCATGTTGTTTGTATCTACTGTACATGTTCTGAGCTAGTTATAAAAGTTCTGGGAAAGTCATGTTGTTTGTATCTACTGTACATGTTCTGAGCTAGTTATAAAAGTTTTCCTTCTGTTGGATATACATTCTGTATTGAAAAATAcccaaatatatttacatcatatatCGGGTAACTTTCTGTCAttttggtgtacatgtacatatatgcaCTAAAACATGTTGAGGTAATCTTGAATTAAATAAACCAATTAATTCATATTGAATGATTAATCCCTGTACGAAGCAAGACAAAACAGTTCTTCATGAAAAATGATTTAATGTCTTGATGAATGCTGAATCTCATAGAGAAAGATACAATCACGCAGAATAACTGTACCGAACTCTCCTGGCCATACCTGGCCAACTTTTACACATAATAATGTCATTTGTTTCCATcatcaaattttacataaacataatgatacatacattgtacacctGTACCCAGATAATTACACtccaaaataaaatacaaaatacttgAAACACAAAAATATGATTCCAAAAAATTTAAGCAATCAATGCACATGTAGCAATTATTTTTGGCAGTTTTCCTTTGAAATGACACAGAAAagtgttaaatatatttatcgTAAAGCTGTATTTGAAAAAGACAACTgaaaataatgttaacatttttttatcactcaaaatttatttgaaatgagCACTGAGAATGAAAATATGGAAGTCTATGATTAATTCTTAAATCAtcagtgaaaaaaatatatatctgcaatatacacaaacacacaaattacaaaggaatgtatagaaatgtaatagACAATTGTAACGATTGTAAAACATCATATCTTGGTTTTTCACTCACAGTGATGATGATGGCTAATTTCGGACCATTTAGAGATAGACATACATGGAGGTGACATGGCAACAAGGTTTGAAAAGTATTTAAAATCACAACATAAAATGGCTTCAGCTCTTCTGTTTTGATAAATTTGGCAAATCTGTCAGTATTAACTATCATATTATAAATGTTCAATTCTAATATCAAAATGTGAagaattcattttgataataattcaTCTTCGACATGAATCATGACAAGTAATATGTCATAACACTCCTATAAATGATCTAACAGTTATGGTCCCCAAGTTATAGGAAGAGCacaatatgtaaacaacatcaaaaacaacaaaattatatacaatgaatTTTTTGGTGGTTAGAGATCAGACAAAGTgtcaaatattttaacaaaacgtaaaatgaataaagatcCATATCAATCGATCAATACAGATCAATTACACCATCAGCCAGTTATAAAAATGCACAATCAACAACACATATAGTCTTGAATATAGATTTACTGTATGAAAAGTTATTATATAGGTAAATGCTGATTTAATCACCAAAGATCTATTAACTATTATCAGATATTCTATATTTTACCGTTTTATATCCATATCGCCATTTTAATACAGTAATATCTAGTCCCCCACACCTAACCTACAGATCTATTACCGGAATGTTACACAGGAATGTTAAACTTTGATATCACAGGAGAAATAGTCATTACCAACACATCAGTGTCCACAATAGACAAGTCATCACCATCATCTTAATCCATTAATGTGAAAAATC from Pecten maximus chromosome 11, xPecMax1.1, whole genome shotgun sequence harbors:
- the LOC117338658 gene encoding uncharacterized protein LOC117338658, which produces MIVSGTRFPKDNLGTNRDTSLKSTSLVTDHNKETESRQEIVRERDGFACDEMGVPIQISIDKLSDKSRRQPLQDIQNVWDKKIEKRLVSEVGRHSSDHDKEIEKLTRELREANNILQDIETNIYALKDEKDVSHQCLLAIKDDYRSLLEEKNTCQKQISLIKKELNSYRIKDRRLVREFDQLNLCYGKLDQRERVMRRQISLMEAELSLVVSKLEAPKSGSNKPVVPRLDLSKLKQPKKLPPVKNSLCSLRKIKELQKTYPVVPNAPRKLYEIITIYDSKDSPNKMKRRTWPQHSISNPLLGNSAAKTIPCARGTGCDNFVPLVGNHCPLSTRSEKETRSDLTEEHKMIKLPSINEEQYERKQNAKKEIIPKQANFLLKLDEKPD